A stretch of the Azorhizobium caulinodans ORS 571 genome encodes the following:
- a CDS encoding tetratricopeptide repeat protein encodes MDRWHGTMGRSAAGSAAALAEPVYAPEPHDGWSDGGHLRAVATPGAADHPLYAPADQPEDILDPAGTGFTRALAESVAILARKVDVLGAKAVDPVAIARLQRQTGELKELVERVLVLHERSASDAAAASASDEFTRLAMDALARLETRVDGFMAEQARRTAPSEELTVLRERLDAVAHDVKALGSAGDPRFAARLEDLLARFDRNETIEAAKLAPLVDVLERHLSRLVERVDETQVHVARLDGIEAMLQGLTRELQRLQEPADDEVAAPQDDIAYGADEALVPHETAVLAPHLTLVEEDWRSPVETQAPAGTDPAGLREQDLPLRAAEIRPQVQEAAPPAAPAAAPSLEEWPQWPTDLRREPAPRAEPRPEIARDPAWQVTEAPWQGELRELLETHAERRRSSAEVWREARADAAPKAADSEWTAKQVAALEAALEDAQAVATGRCRTDWVAAADRAEHREKGAALARRRDSERRASLAIRVGAVALGALVLGIGTWFLLPRTAPDGASAGVAGPATASGAPVDPALVTNLPPPVGSAALKNAALSGDASAAAEVGARYADGRGTDANQAAAMKWFAYAASQGSAPAAYRLGSIYENSKRDLPAARKLYQWAAERGNLRSMHNLGVMYSDGIDGKPDWQNAVNWFRKAADLGLRDSQFNLGVIYSRGLSGAVDRAEAWKWFSLAAAQGDTESARKREDVAAKAEPGVVDRARAAVTAFVPGKVVESANSTAVRPEWEVAGPADATPRKSASR; translated from the coding sequence CTCCGGCGGACCAGCCCGAGGACATCCTTGACCCGGCCGGAACCGGCTTCACCCGCGCCCTTGCCGAATCCGTCGCCATTCTCGCCCGCAAGGTGGATGTCCTCGGCGCCAAGGCGGTGGACCCGGTGGCCATCGCCCGCCTTCAGCGCCAGACCGGCGAACTCAAGGAACTGGTCGAGCGCGTGCTGGTCCTGCACGAGCGCTCCGCCAGCGACGCGGCGGCCGCCAGCGCCTCGGACGAATTCACCCGCCTTGCCATGGACGCCCTGGCCCGCCTGGAGACGCGGGTGGACGGCTTCATGGCCGAACAGGCCCGCCGCACCGCGCCGAGCGAGGAACTGACCGTCCTGCGCGAGCGCCTCGACGCCGTGGCCCATGACGTGAAGGCCCTCGGCAGCGCCGGTGATCCGCGCTTCGCCGCCCGGCTCGAGGACCTGCTGGCGCGGTTCGACCGCAACGAAACCATCGAGGCCGCCAAGCTGGCGCCGCTGGTGGACGTGCTGGAACGCCACCTCTCCCGCCTCGTCGAGCGCGTGGACGAGACGCAGGTTCACGTCGCCCGCCTCGACGGCATCGAGGCCATGCTTCAGGGCCTGACACGCGAATTGCAGCGCCTGCAGGAGCCGGCCGACGACGAGGTCGCCGCGCCGCAGGACGACATCGCCTACGGCGCGGACGAGGCCCTTGTCCCCCACGAAACGGCTGTCCTGGCGCCCCACCTGACGCTGGTGGAGGAGGATTGGCGCTCCCCCGTCGAGACACAGGCCCCTGCCGGCACCGATCCCGCGGGGCTGCGGGAACAGGACTTGCCGCTGCGTGCCGCCGAGATCCGGCCGCAGGTGCAGGAAGCGGCGCCTCCCGCCGCTCCGGCTGCTGCGCCGAGCCTCGAGGAATGGCCGCAATGGCCCACCGACCTGCGCCGTGAGCCGGCGCCGCGCGCGGAGCCCCGTCCGGAGATTGCCCGTGATCCGGCCTGGCAGGTGACCGAGGCGCCCTGGCAGGGTGAACTGCGCGAGCTTCTCGAAACCCATGCCGAGCGCCGCCGCTCCAGCGCCGAAGTCTGGCGCGAGGCGCGGGCCGATGCGGCCCCGAAGGCGGCGGACAGCGAATGGACCGCCAAGCAGGTGGCCGCGCTGGAAGCCGCCCTTGAGGATGCGCAGGCGGTTGCCACCGGACGCTGCCGCACCGACTGGGTTGCCGCTGCCGACCGGGCGGAGCATCGGGAGAAGGGTGCGGCGCTTGCCCGCCGCCGGGATTCCGAGCGGCGCGCCAGCCTGGCCATCCGCGTCGGGGCCGTGGCTCTGGGCGCGCTCGTCCTCGGGATTGGCACCTGGTTCCTGCTGCCGCGCACGGCGCCGGACGGCGCCAGCGCCGGTGTGGCCGGACCCGCGACCGCCAGCGGCGCGCCGGTGGACCCGGCGCTCGTCACCAATCTGCCGCCGCCGGTGGGTTCGGCGGCGCTGAAGAATGCCGCCCTCTCAGGTGATGCAAGTGCCGCAGCCGAGGTGGGCGCGCGCTATGCGGACGGCCGGGGCACCGACGCCAATCAGGCGGCGGCCATGAAATGGTTCGCTTATGCCGCCTCGCAGGGCTCGGCGCCGGCCGCCTACCGGCTCGGCAGCATCTATGAGAACAGCAAGCGGGATCTCCCCGCCGCCCGCAAGCTCTACCAGTGGGCGGCCGAGCGGGGGAACCTGCGGTCCATGCACAACCTCGGCGTGATGTATTCCGACGGGATCGACGGCAAGCCGGACTGGCAGAATGCGGTGAACTGGTTCCGCAAGGCCGCCGACCTCGGCCTGCGCGACAGCCAGTTCAATCTCGGCGTCATCTATTCGCGGGGCCTGTCCGGCGCGGTGGATCGGGCGGAAGCCTGGAAGTGGTTCTCCCTTGCCGCCGCGCAGGGCGATACGGAAAGCGCGCGCAAGCGCGAGGACGTGGCCGCCAAGGCCGAGCCGGGTGTGGTGGACCGCGCGCGCGCCGCCGTCACCGCCTTCGTGCCCGGCAAGGTGGTGGAGAGCGCCAATTCGACCGCCGTGCGGCCGGAATGGGAAGTGGCCGGCCCGGCCGACGCCACGCCGCGCAAGTCCGCCTCCCGCTGA
- the ruvC gene encoding crossover junction endodeoxyribonuclease RuvC encodes MTNGMIRIIGLDPGLRRTGWGVIEAQGTRLTYVACGTILPPENAPMAERLAELHRGLAEVLARHAPDEAAVEETFVNMNPSSTLKLGQARGVVMLAPAQAGLSVAEYAPLLVKKTVVGAGRAEKAQIRMMIGVLLPKATPQTEDAADALAVAVTHAHHRGPAALRRAAL; translated from the coding sequence ATGACCAACGGCATGATTCGCATCATCGGCCTCGATCCGGGCCTGCGCCGCACCGGCTGGGGCGTTATTGAGGCCCAGGGCACGCGGCTCACCTATGTCGCCTGCGGCACCATCCTTCCGCCCGAGAACGCCCCCATGGCCGAGCGGCTCGCCGAGCTGCACCGGGGGCTTGCCGAGGTACTGGCCCGCCACGCGCCGGACGAGGCGGCGGTGGAAGAGACGTTCGTCAACATGAACCCGTCCTCCACCCTCAAGCTCGGGCAGGCGCGCGGCGTCGTCATGCTGGCCCCGGCGCAGGCGGGGCTTTCGGTGGCGGAATACGCGCCGCTTCTGGTGAAGAAGACCGTGGTGGGCGCCGGCCGGGCGGAAAAGGCGCAGATCCGCATGATGATCGGCGTGCTGCTGCCCAAGGCGACGCCGCAGACGGAGGATGCCGCCGACGCGCTGGCGGTGGCGGTGACTCATGCCCATCATCGCGGGCCTGCTGCACTGCGGCGCGCGGCGCTGTAG
- the ybgC gene encoding tol-pal system-associated acyl-CoA thioesterase yields the protein MKLDLTGERAMTPGEREAYPHLAGRLIPGGHCLGLRVYYEDTDFSGIVYHANYLKFMERGRSDYMRLLGVVQGELFAEAAAEAPGFHFVVRSMQIDFKKPARIDDVLEVVTLSKDVAGASITLAQSVRRGEEELVSALVRVAFVSQGRAKRIPDALRRATLEDATVVAGAVAPQR from the coding sequence ATGAAACTGGACCTCACCGGCGAGCGCGCCATGACCCCGGGCGAGCGCGAGGCCTATCCCCATCTCGCCGGCCGGCTCATTCCCGGCGGCCACTGCCTCGGCCTGCGTGTCTATTACGAGGACACGGATTTCTCGGGCATCGTCTATCACGCCAATTACCTGAAGTTCATGGAGCGCGGCCGCTCCGACTACATGCGCCTGCTGGGCGTGGTGCAGGGCGAACTCTTTGCCGAGGCCGCCGCCGAGGCGCCGGGTTTTCACTTCGTCGTGCGTTCCATGCAGATCGACTTCAAGAAGCCCGCGCGGATCGACGACGTGCTCGAGGTCGTGACCCTGTCCAAGGATGTGGCCGGGGCCTCCATCACGCTCGCCCAATCGGTGCGGCGGGGCGAGGAGGAGCTGGTTTCAGCGTTGGTGCGGGTTGCCTTCGTCTCGCAGGGCCGGGCCAAGCGCATTCCCGACGCCCTGCGCCGGGCGACGCTGGAGGATGCCACCGTCGTGGCCGGTGCTGTCGCACCGCAGCGATAA
- the tolB gene encoding Tol-Pal system beta propeller repeat protein TolB has translation MIHLPRLLTDRLDPRLSRRSVLVGGAAAAGASLLGAPAAQAALKLEITSGTPQPIPIAVTDFIGEGDQGRAISGVITADLKRSGLFAPIDPKAFVEQISNPDLAPRFQDWRVINAQGLVTGRVTRQGDGRLKAEFRLWDVFAGQQLMGQQYFTQPENWRRVAHIIADAIYERLTGEKGYFDTRIVFVDESGAKDRRVKRLAIMDQDGANVTYLTRGDALVLTPRFSPTSQEITYMSYAQGEPRVFLLNIETGQREIVGNFPGMSFAPRFSPDGQRVIMSLQQGGNANIFVMDLRSKATTRLTDTPAIDTAPCYSPDGRQICFESDRGGSSQIYVMNADGSGQRRISFGNARYNTPVWSPRGDVIAFTRQAEGKFAIGVMRPDGQGERVLTEGYHNEGPTFAPNGRVIMFFRDPPGGGGPNLFTIDVTGYNEQRVPTPSYGSDPAWSPLRS, from the coding sequence ATGATCCATCTTCCGCGCCTGCTGACCGATCGCCTCGATCCACGCCTCTCGCGCCGGTCCGTCCTCGTCGGCGGCGCGGCGGCGGCCGGGGCTTCGCTCCTCGGCGCCCCGGCGGCGCAGGCGGCGCTGAAGCTGGAGATTACCTCGGGCACGCCCCAGCCCATTCCGATCGCCGTCACCGACTTCATCGGCGAGGGCGATCAGGGGCGGGCGATCAGCGGCGTCATCACGGCGGATCTCAAGCGTTCCGGCCTGTTCGCGCCCATCGATCCCAAGGCCTTCGTGGAGCAGATCAGCAATCCCGATCTCGCCCCGCGCTTCCAGGACTGGCGCGTCATCAATGCCCAGGGCCTTGTGACCGGTCGCGTCACCCGCCAGGGCGACGGGCGTCTGAAGGCGGAATTCCGTCTGTGGGACGTGTTCGCCGGCCAGCAGCTCATGGGCCAGCAGTATTTCACGCAGCCGGAGAACTGGCGGCGTGTCGCCCACATCATCGCCGACGCCATCTATGAGCGTCTTACCGGCGAGAAGGGCTATTTCGACACCCGCATCGTGTTCGTGGATGAGAGCGGCGCCAAGGACCGGCGCGTGAAGCGGCTCGCCATCATGGACCAGGACGGCGCCAACGTGACCTATCTCACGCGCGGCGATGCCCTTGTCCTGACCCCCCGCTTCTCCCCGACCAGCCAGGAAATCACCTACATGTCCTATGCGCAGGGGGAGCCGCGCGTCTTCCTGCTGAACATCGAGACCGGCCAGCGCGAGATCGTCGGCAACTTCCCCGGCATGAGCTTCGCTCCGCGCTTCTCGCCGGACGGCCAGCGGGTGATCATGAGCCTCCAGCAGGGGGGCAATGCCAACATCTTCGTGATGGACCTGCGCTCCAAGGCCACCACCCGCCTCACCGACACGCCGGCCATCGACACCGCGCCCTGCTATTCGCCGGACGGCCGGCAGATCTGCTTCGAGAGCGATCGCGGCGGCTCCTCGCAGATCTATGTGATGAATGCGGACGGTTCGGGCCAGCGCCGCATCTCTTTCGGCAACGCCCGCTACAACACGCCGGTCTGGTCGCCGCGCGGGGACGTGATCGCCTTCACCCGCCAGGCCGAGGGCAAGTTCGCCATCGGCGTGATGCGGCCGGACGGGCAGGGCGAGCGCGTGCTGACCGAGGGCTATCATAATGAAGGCCCCACTTTCGCGCCCAACGGCCGCGTCATCATGTTCTTCCGCGACCCGCCCGGCGGCGGCGGGCCGAACCTCTTCACCATCGACGTGACCGGCTACAACGAGCAGCGCGTGCCCACCCCGAGCTACGGCTCGGACCCGGCCTGGTCGCCCCTGCGCTCCTGA
- the ruvA gene encoding Holliday junction branch migration protein RuvA has product MIGKLKGTVDSFGEDHLILDVHGVGYLVHCSGRTLQALPRVGEAAVLFIETHVREDQIRLFGFVTEAEREWFRLLQGIQGIGTKTALAILSTLKPSDLAQAVALGDKTALARANGVGPRVATRIVTELKDKVPAFTAADPGLARLAADVEATEAAGGALADAVSALVNLGYGQAQAHTAIAAAGRKAGEDATTETLIRLGLKELAK; this is encoded by the coding sequence ATGATCGGCAAGTTGAAGGGGACCGTGGACAGCTTCGGCGAGGACCACCTCATCCTCGATGTCCATGGGGTCGGCTATCTCGTCCATTGCTCCGGACGTACGTTGCAGGCGCTGCCGCGCGTGGGCGAGGCGGCGGTGCTGTTCATCGAGACCCATGTCCGCGAGGATCAGATCCGGCTGTTCGGCTTCGTCACCGAGGCGGAGCGCGAGTGGTTCCGGCTGCTTCAGGGCATTCAGGGCATCGGAACGAAGACCGCGCTCGCCATCCTCTCCACGCTCAAGCCCTCCGACCTCGCGCAGGCGGTGGCGCTGGGCGACAAGACGGCGCTCGCCCGGGCCAATGGCGTCGGCCCCCGCGTCGCCACCCGCATCGTGACCGAGCTGAAGGACAAGGTGCCCGCCTTCACCGCCGCCGATCCGGGCCTTGCCCGCCTTGCAGCGGATGTGGAGGCGACGGAAGCGGCCGGCGGGGCGCTCGCCGATGCGGTCTCGGCCCTCGTCAATCTCGGCTATGGGCAGGCGCAGGCGCACACCGCCATCGCCGCTGCCGGCCGCAAGGCGGGCGAGGACGCCACCACCGAGACCCTCATCCGCCTCGGGCTGAAGGAACTGGCGAAGTAG
- a CDS encoding DUF1772 domain-containing protein, which produces MLWGQLALVTAALFTGAAFYINAVEQPARLGLEARSMLAVWKPAYRRGFAMQATLALIGFALGALAFWQTRDWHFLAGGVLMLANWPFTFIGIMPTNRRLLAIPEGQAGPESVHLVAVWGQLHMVRTGLGLLATLIFLWGTLG; this is translated from the coding sequence ATGCTGTGGGGCCAGCTTGCCCTGGTGACCGCGGCCCTGTTCACGGGGGCCGCCTTCTATATCAATGCCGTGGAACAGCCGGCGCGGCTGGGCCTTGAGGCCCGCTCCATGCTGGCGGTGTGGAAGCCGGCCTACCGGCGGGGCTTCGCCATGCAGGCGACGCTGGCGCTGATCGGCTTCGCCCTCGGCGCGCTCGCCTTCTGGCAGACGCGCGACTGGCATTTTCTGGCCGGCGGCGTGCTCATGCTCGCCAACTGGCCTTTCACCTTCATCGGCATCATGCCCACCAACCGCCGCCTGCTGGCGATCCCGGAAGGGCAGGCGGGGCCGGAAAGCGTGCATCTGGTGGCGGTGTGGGGCCAGTTGCACATGGTGCGCACGGGCCTTGGCCTGCTCGCCACCCTCATTTTCCTCTGGGGCACGCTCGGCTGA
- the ruvB gene encoding Holliday junction branch migration DNA helicase RuvB: MAPRLMTADSRPEDDADATLRPQRLADFVGQAQARANLEVFIQAARARGEALDHVLFVGPPGLGKTTLAQIMAREMGVGFRSTSGPVIAKAGDLAAILTNLEERDVLFIDEIHRLAPQVEEILYPAMEDYELDLVIGEGPAARSVKISLPKFTLVGATTRSGLLTTPLRDRFGIPVRLVFYTLEELEYIVTRGARLLGIGIVPEGAREIARRARGTPRIAGRLLRRVRDFAQFAGAEAIDRAIADRALMALDVDAMGLDTMDRRYLTVIAQHYGGGPVGVETLAAALSEPRDAIEEIVEPYLVQQGFVQRTPRGRMLTSGAFRHLGLAEPQRPPSALPLFDEGD, encoded by the coding sequence ATGGCTCCCCGTCTGATGACCGCCGATTCCCGTCCCGAGGACGATGCCGACGCGACCTTGCGTCCGCAGCGGCTCGCCGATTTCGTCGGGCAGGCGCAAGCCCGCGCCAATCTGGAGGTCTTCATCCAGGCCGCCCGCGCGCGGGGCGAGGCGCTCGACCATGTGCTGTTCGTTGGCCCGCCCGGCCTCGGCAAGACGACGCTCGCCCAGATCATGGCCCGCGAGATGGGGGTGGGCTTCCGCTCCACGTCCGGCCCGGTGATCGCGAAGGCCGGCGACCTCGCGGCCATCCTGACCAATCTCGAAGAGCGCGACGTGCTCTTCATCGACGAGATCCACCGCCTTGCGCCGCAGGTGGAGGAAATCCTCTATCCGGCCATGGAGGATTACGAGCTCGATCTCGTCATCGGCGAGGGGCCGGCGGCCCGCTCTGTGAAGATCTCGCTGCCGAAGTTCACGCTGGTGGGCGCCACCACCCGTTCGGGCCTGCTCACCACGCCGCTGCGCGACCGCTTCGGCATTCCCGTGCGGCTGGTCTTCTATACGCTGGAAGAGCTGGAATACATCGTCACCCGCGGCGCCCGCCTGCTCGGCATCGGCATCGTGCCGGAAGGCGCGCGGGAAATCGCCCGCCGGGCGCGCGGCACGCCCCGCATCGCGGGCCGCCTGCTGCGCCGGGTGCGCGACTTCGCCCAGTTCGCCGGGGCCGAGGCCATCGACCGGGCCATCGCCGATCGGGCGCTGATGGCGCTCGACGTCGACGCCATGGGCCTCGACACCATGGACCGGCGCTACCTCACGGTGATCGCGCAGCATTATGGCGGCGGGCCGGTGGGCGTGGAGACGCTGGCCGCCGCGCTCTCCGAGCCGCGCGACGCCATCGAGGAGATCGTCGAGCCCTATCTGGTGCAGCAGGGTTTCGTGCAGCGCACGCCGCGCGGGCGGATGCTCACCTCCGGCGCCTTCCGGCATCTGGGCCTTGCCGAGCCGCAGCGCCCGCCGAGCGCCTTGCCCCTGTTTGATGAAGGTGATTAG
- the tolR gene encoding protein TolR: MGMGGGAGGAWQSRRSRRRRNGGMMAEINVTPMVDVMLVLLIVFMVAAPMLTVGVPLDLPKTQAQAMNQDKDPLTISVNNKGQVFLQETEIKLDELVPKLQAIAKNGYDERIFVRGDKTVNYGTVMQVMGRLSAAGFKRVALVTEGEQGS, translated from the coding sequence ATGGGCATGGGCGGCGGCGCCGGAGGCGCATGGCAGAGCCGGCGGTCGCGCCGCCGGCGCAACGGCGGCATGATGGCCGAGATCAACGTGACGCCCATGGTGGACGTCATGCTGGTGCTGCTCATCGTCTTCATGGTGGCCGCCCCGATGCTGACCGTGGGCGTGCCCCTCGACCTGCCCAAGACGCAGGCCCAGGCCATGAACCAGGACAAGGACCCCCTCACCATCTCGGTGAACAACAAGGGTCAGGTGTTCCTGCAGGAAACCGAGATCAAGCTCGACGAACTGGTGCCCAAGCTGCAGGCCATCGCCAAGAACGGCTATGACGAGCGCATCTTCGTGCGCGGCGACAAGACGGTGAATTACGGCACGGTCATGCAGGTCATGGGCCGCCTGTCCGCCGCCGGCTTCAAGCGTGTGGCGCTGGTCACCGAAGGCGAACAGGGGAGCTGA
- a CDS encoding DUF1330 domain-containing protein — protein MSQAYLAPTEAAGRRFFSRDRQRPVMLNLLRFRTVADYSDAPDLAPATPISGAEAYALYVAHTLPLLQASGGAILWRGRADAFLIGPEEEMWDEVLLVQQASAAALLAMANGPAYRKVMGHRTAALADSRLLPLTELPLPG, from the coding sequence ATGAGCCAGGCGTATCTCGCCCCGACCGAAGCCGCCGGCCGCCGCTTCTTTTCCCGCGACCGCCAGCGCCCCGTCATGCTGAACCTGCTGCGCTTCCGGACCGTCGCCGATTATTCGGACGCGCCGGACCTCGCGCCGGCCACGCCCATCAGCGGCGCTGAGGCCTACGCGCTTTATGTGGCCCACACCCTGCCGCTGCTTCAGGCCAGCGGCGGCGCCATCCTGTGGCGCGGGCGCGCGGACGCCTTCCTGATCGGGCCCGAAGAGGAGATGTGGGACGAGGTGCTGCTGGTGCAGCAGGCGAGCGCCGCAGCGCTCCTCGCCATGGCCAACGGTCCGGCCTATCGAAAGGTCATGGGCCACCGCACGGCCGCGCTGGCGGATTCGCGGCTGCTGCCGCTCACGGAACTGCCCCTGCCGGGCTGA
- a CDS encoding DUF2239 family protein, which yields MLTTFTAFCGPRRIAAGLLLDVARAVRAAADTAPLLVFDDATGRVVDLDLRGTDAELAERYPAPAPEEEASPRGRGRPKLGVVAREVTLLPRHWDWLAAQPGGASVALRRLVEEARRADAPRQQARAAQEIAYRFMSAMAGDLPGFEEASRALFAGDRPRMTTEMAPWPEDIRAYTLKLAFPPAAEDEA from the coding sequence ATGCTTACCACCTTCACCGCCTTCTGCGGCCCGCGCCGGATCGCCGCCGGTTTGCTCCTCGATGTAGCGCGCGCCGTCCGCGCGGCGGCCGACACGGCACCGCTGCTGGTCTTCGACGACGCGACCGGACGTGTCGTGGACCTCGACCTGCGGGGGACGGACGCCGAACTGGCGGAGCGTTATCCGGCGCCCGCGCCGGAGGAAGAGGCGTCCCCGCGCGGCCGGGGTCGGCCGAAGCTCGGCGTGGTGGCGCGGGAGGTGACGCTGCTGCCGCGCCATTGGGACTGGCTCGCCGCCCAGCCGGGCGGCGCGTCGGTCGCGCTACGCCGGCTGGTGGAGGAGGCCCGCCGCGCCGACGCGCCGCGCCAGCAGGCACGGGCGGCGCAGGAGATCGCCTACCGCTTCATGAGCGCCATGGCCGGCGACCTGCCGGGCTTCGAGGAGGCGAGCCGCGCCCTCTTCGCCGGCGACCGCCCCCGCATGACGACTGAAATGGCGCCTTGGCCGGAGGACATCCGCGCCTACACGCTCAAGCTCGCCTTCCCCCCGGCCGCGGAGGACGAGGCATGA
- a CDS encoding cell envelope integrity/translocation protein TolA has translation MRVGLTASSIAHGAVLVLALVSFSAPSAFDTPQPDPINVDVISASDLSQMTKGNEKGKKTEVKKVVAEKVDAPKPVNDPNLKVSEKQEIEPTAPPPPPPPPPPPTPAPPRPEEPKPPTPAPQPKPDEPKPAPPKADKPPPEQKADEGLKADPKKDEQKQEAKAQTPPPLPQRKPPPPPTPQPTRANNDAKTQQEQKFDADRIAALLDKRTPQRNAAADQQVSQTAALGSPNGAAQTLTQSEIDALRARIQSCWGPPAGASEASDLRATIVVSFKQDGSLAMQPQLSGVTPASSPYGPAFADSALRAIIRCAPYTFLPANKYAVWKEIEMGFSLKDMLGRAH, from the coding sequence ATGCGCGTCGGCCTCACCGCATCGAGCATTGCCCACGGGGCGGTGCTGGTTCTTGCCTTGGTGTCCTTCTCGGCACCGAGCGCCTTCGACACGCCCCAGCCCGACCCGATCAATGTGGACGTGATCTCCGCCTCCGACCTCTCGCAGATGACGAAGGGCAACGAGAAGGGCAAGAAGACCGAGGTGAAGAAGGTCGTCGCCGAGAAGGTGGACGCGCCCAAGCCCGTCAACGATCCCAATCTGAAGGTGTCGGAGAAGCAGGAGATCGAGCCCACCGCGCCGCCTCCGCCGCCCCCACCTCCGCCGCCCCCCACGCCCGCGCCGCCGCGCCCCGAGGAGCCGAAGCCTCCGACCCCTGCGCCGCAGCCCAAGCCCGACGAGCCCAAGCCCGCTCCCCCGAAGGCGGACAAGCCGCCGCCGGAGCAGAAGGCCGACGAGGGCCTGAAGGCGGACCCGAAGAAGGACGAGCAGAAGCAGGAGGCGAAGGCCCAGACGCCTCCGCCCTTGCCGCAGCGCAAGCCGCCTCCGCCGCCGACGCCCCAGCCGACGCGCGCGAACAATGACGCCAAGACGCAGCAGGAGCAGAAGTTCGATGCGGACCGCATCGCGGCCCTGCTCGACAAGCGCACGCCCCAGCGCAATGCAGCGGCCGACCAGCAGGTGTCGCAGACGGCTGCGCTCGGCTCGCCCAACGGCGCGGCCCAGACGCTGACCCAGAGCGAGATCGACGCGCTGCGCGCCCGCATCCAGTCGTGCTGGGGCCCGCCGGCCGGCGCCTCCGAGGCGAGCGACCTGCGCGCCACCATCGTCGTTTCCTTCAAGCAGGACGGATCGCTGGCCATGCAGCCGCAGTTGTCCGGCGTCACACCTGCATCTTCCCCCTATGGACCTGCCTTCGCCGACAGCGCCCTGCGCGCCATCATCCGCTGTGCGCCCTATACCTTCCTTCCGGCCAACAAATATGCGGTCTGGAAGGAGATCGAGATGGGCTTCAGCCTGAAGGACATGCTCGGCCGGGCCCACTAA
- a CDS encoding GIY-YIG nuclease family protein yields the protein MEKAERRAASTAYKERKVAAGIYVVRCGGRVFVGQSPNLASVENRLRFTLAHGSHPNRALQAAWVASGGAALEIEIVETLAEEADAYLRGRALSERQGHWLAALKAERL from the coding sequence ATGGAAAAGGCGGAGCGGCGGGCGGCGAGCACGGCCTATAAGGAGCGGAAGGTGGCGGCCGGCATCTATGTGGTGCGCTGTGGCGGCAGGGTCTTCGTGGGTCAGAGTCCCAATCTGGCCAGCGTGGAGAACCGCCTGCGGTTCACGCTCGCGCACGGCTCCCATCCCAACCGCGCCCTTCAGGCGGCGTGGGTCGCGTCGGGTGGGGCGGCGCTGGAGATCGAAATCGTGGAGACGCTGGCGGAGGAGGCGGATGCCTATCTGCGCGGCCGGGCGCTCTCGGAGCGGCAGGGGCACTGGCTAGCGGCGCTGAAGGCCGAGCGGCTCTGA
- the tolQ gene encoding protein TolQ has translation MKKWTPALATALVLAASAAWAQADVGSAALAAPTANISLIGLFLQAHFVVKLVMLGLVAASIWVWAIIIDKTLLFTRTRKEMDRFEQVFWSGQSLEELYRSLAGRPNQAMAAIFVAAMREWKRTYEGGAKSLTGLNQRIEKVMDVTISREVEALESKLLVLATVGSAGPFIGLFGTVWGIMTSFQAIAASKNTNLAVVAPGIAEALFATAMGLIAAIPATIFYNKFVHQASRQAQRLEGFADEFSAILSRQIDERG, from the coding sequence ATGAAGAAGTGGACACCGGCGCTGGCGACGGCGCTCGTGCTTGCGGCCTCCGCGGCCTGGGCACAGGCGGACGTCGGATCGGCCGCGCTTGCGGCGCCGACCGCCAACATCTCGCTCATCGGGCTGTTTCTCCAGGCGCATTTCGTCGTCAAGCTGGTGATGCTGGGCCTTGTGGCCGCGTCCATCTGGGTCTGGGCGATCATCATCGACAAGACCCTGCTGTTCACCCGCACCCGCAAGGAAATGGACCGCTTCGAGCAGGTCTTCTGGTCGGGCCAGAGCCTTGAGGAACTGTATCGCTCCCTCGCCGGCCGGCCGAACCAGGCCATGGCCGCGATCTTCGTCGCCGCCATGCGCGAGTGGAAGCGGACCTATGAGGGCGGGGCGAAGTCCCTCACCGGCCTCAACCAGCGCATCGAGAAGGTAATGGACGTCACCATCTCCCGCGAGGTGGAGGCGCTGGAAAGCAAGCTTCTGGTGCTGGCCACCGTCGGCTCGGCCGGCCCCTTCATCGGCCTGTTCGGCACGGTGTGGGGCATCATGACCTCGTTCCAGGCCATCGCGGCGTCCAAGAACACCAATCTGGCGGTTGTGGCACCGGGCATCGCGGAAGCCCTTTTCGCGACCGCCATGGGCCTCATTGCGGCCATTCCCGCGACCATCTTCTACAACAAGTTCGTCCATCAGGCGTCGCGGCAGGCACAGCGGCTCGAAGGCTTCGCCGACGAGTTCTCCGCCATCCTGTCGCGCCAGATCGACGAGCGGGGCTGA